One Rossellomorea aquimaris DNA window includes the following coding sequences:
- the ccsB gene encoding c-type cytochrome biogenesis protein CcsB produces the protein MAEWSSNLLYVSFIMYLIATLFFGGSIRQKNTTETNQQKWGLIGIVLTLIGFAAQLGYFFLRWGAAGHAPVSNLFEFTTFFGMMLVGAFIILYFMYKTTILGVVALPFALLVIAYASMFPKDISPLIPALQSDWLKIHVTTVSAGEAILSISFVAGLIYLLKSVKHTKGSKQSFWLETVMYSLVVVLGFVVASTAFTLGNYQADFQYVDQEGAEAISEYTLPALVGPNEGQLLTDKVMEPLVEMPALINAKKLNTVIWSFLIGTGIYLLIRLIFRKRIAEKLQPLVKNVNLDLMDEIGYRSVLIGFPVFTLGGLIFAMIWAQIAWTRFWGWDPKEVWALITFLFYAAFLHLRLSKGWHGEKSAWLAVIGVAIILFNLVAVNLIIAGLHSYA, from the coding sequence ATGGCAGAGTGGAGTAGTAATTTACTCTATGTATCCTTCATTATGTATTTGATTGCTACGTTGTTTTTTGGTGGGAGCATCCGCCAAAAAAATACAACTGAAACGAATCAGCAAAAGTGGGGATTAATCGGAATTGTTTTAACCCTTATCGGATTTGCCGCTCAATTAGGCTACTTCTTTTTAAGATGGGGGGCAGCAGGACACGCTCCTGTAAGTAATTTATTTGAATTTACGACCTTTTTCGGAATGATGCTTGTCGGGGCCTTTATCATTCTATACTTTATGTATAAAACAACGATACTCGGTGTCGTTGCATTACCATTTGCACTGTTGGTGATCGCCTATGCCAGTATGTTTCCTAAAGACATCAGTCCTTTGATCCCTGCTCTTCAAAGTGATTGGCTGAAAATCCACGTCACAACTGTTTCAGCAGGTGAAGCGATCTTATCCATCAGTTTTGTGGCAGGGTTGATCTACTTATTGAAATCAGTGAAACATACAAAAGGAAGCAAGCAATCGTTTTGGCTTGAAACCGTCATGTATTCTTTAGTTGTCGTATTAGGATTTGTAGTTGCATCAACTGCTTTTACCCTTGGGAATTATCAAGCGGATTTTCAGTATGTCGATCAAGAGGGGGCCGAAGCGATTTCTGAATATACACTCCCAGCCCTTGTCGGACCGAATGAAGGTCAGCTATTAACTGACAAGGTAATGGAGCCCCTGGTGGAAATGCCAGCCCTTATTAATGCCAAGAAACTTAATACCGTGATTTGGTCGTTTCTGATTGGAACTGGAATTTATCTTCTAATACGCTTAATCTTCAGAAAGCGAATAGCGGAGAAATTACAGCCACTCGTGAAAAATGTGAATCTGGACCTGATGGACGAAATCGGTTACCGCTCAGTATTAATCGGATTTCCGGTCTTTACACTGGGAGGGCTCATCTTCGCCATGATCTGGGCTCAAATTGCCTGGACTCGATTCTGGGGATGGGATCCCAAAGAAGTATGGGCATTAATTACATTCTTATTCTATGCGGCATTTCTGCATCTACGCCTCTCTAAAGGATGGCACGGTGAGAAGTCCGCATGGTTAGCCGTCATCGGGGTCGCCATTATTCTATTCAACCTGGTGGCTGTAAACCTCATTATCGCAGGACTGCATTCATACGCTTAA
- a CDS encoding cytochrome c biogenesis protein ResB has protein sequence MKEIKCECGHVNPNGTVLCESCGRALTDEAKNEKLHDMRYEGSARRSQTYNKSIVDKIWNFFSSVKVGVWLIVITLIASAVGTILPQEQYIPNGQPANEYYEDVYGFFGELYYTLGFHDLYSSWWYLLLIASIGVSLVICSLDRVIPLYRALKNQRVSRHAGFLKRQRIYGKTEMVVEANDSISKIKEKLSQKKYKIREEDGNILAEKNRFSRWGPYVNHIGLIIFLFGGMLRFVPGMYIDETVWIREGETRAVPGTKQEYYLENKGFTLETYDKDTDKEVFGEAIDKNGTIAKNFQSDVVLYKESGDNIPGQTADRVVEKEDSIKVNHPLKFGNFAVYQTSYKLDEFKSMSFTFDNKESGDSFGKFTVDLFDPQDTYAFEEGYKVELMGYYPDFSGFNEEGEPQTKSPLPNNPAFLFKLFSPEKPEGEVSFVGIQQNLEPLGDNEYKLSFAGVETRDVSALTVHKDLTLWIIAVGGAIFMIGVVQGAYWHHRRIWIRRTEDGVIVAGHTNKNWHGLKNEINFVLEGTGIQEPEDQQQKDEARRNEDVNDNNGRVE, from the coding sequence ATGAAAGAGATCAAATGTGAATGCGGTCATGTAAACCCGAATGGTACCGTTTTATGCGAATCATGTGGACGGGCTTTAACGGATGAAGCGAAGAACGAAAAGCTTCATGACATGCGTTATGAGGGTAGTGCAAGACGTTCCCAAACGTATAACAAATCGATTGTCGACAAGATTTGGAATTTCTTTTCATCTGTTAAGGTTGGCGTATGGTTAATTGTCATCACACTTATCGCCTCTGCAGTCGGCACGATCCTGCCTCAGGAACAGTATATTCCGAATGGACAGCCAGCCAATGAGTACTACGAAGATGTATATGGTTTTTTTGGAGAATTATATTATACGCTAGGGTTCCATGATTTATATAGTTCATGGTGGTATCTACTGTTAATCGCATCGATTGGAGTTTCCCTCGTAATCTGCAGTCTGGACCGGGTGATTCCCCTCTATCGAGCCCTCAAGAACCAACGTGTTTCCAGACATGCCGGTTTTCTGAAGCGTCAACGAATCTATGGGAAAACAGAAATGGTAGTAGAGGCCAATGATTCTATAAGTAAGATAAAGGAAAAATTATCCCAAAAAAAATATAAGATCCGGGAAGAAGACGGAAACATTCTTGCAGAGAAAAATCGTTTCTCTAGATGGGGTCCATATGTCAATCATATCGGTCTGATCATTTTCCTTTTCGGGGGCATGCTGCGATTCGTTCCCGGAATGTATATTGATGAAACCGTGTGGATACGGGAAGGTGAAACAAGGGCCGTTCCTGGTACGAAACAAGAATATTACTTAGAAAATAAAGGGTTTACGTTAGAGACATACGACAAAGATACAGACAAAGAAGTATTTGGGGAAGCCATTGATAAGAATGGGACCATTGCAAAGAATTTCCAGTCTGACGTAGTATTGTATAAGGAATCCGGAGATAACATTCCTGGACAAACGGCTGACCGGGTAGTGGAAAAAGAGGATTCCATTAAAGTGAACCACCCCCTTAAATTTGGGAATTTCGCTGTATATCAAACCAGTTACAAGTTAGACGAATTTAAATCAATGTCCTTTACTTTCGATAATAAAGAGTCAGGGGACAGCTTCGGGAAATTTACCGTCGACCTATTTGATCCTCAAGATACCTACGCATTTGAAGAAGGTTATAAAGTAGAATTGATGGGATATTATCCTGATTTCTCTGGATTTAATGAAGAAGGAGAGCCACAAACCAAGTCTCCTTTACCGAATAATCCTGCATTCCTTTTCAAATTGTTCTCGCCTGAAAAGCCCGAGGGTGAAGTGAGCTTTGTAGGAATCCAGCAAAATCTGGAACCGCTTGGTGACAATGAATATAAATTGTCATTTGCCGGTGTGGAGACGAGAGATGTATCTGCTTTAACCGTTCATAAGGATCTTACTCTTTGGATCATTGCCGTTGGTGGAGCCATCTTTATGATAGGTGTTGTACAAGGTGCTTATTGGCACCACCGAAGAATCTGGATCAGGCGCACTGAAGATGGAGTCATCGTAGCCGGTCATACGAATAAAAACTGGCATGGATTAAAAAATGAAATCAACTTCGTTTTGGAAGGTACCGGAATACAGGAACCTGAAGATCAACAACAAAAAGACGAAGCAAGGAGGAATGAAGATGTCAACGATAACAATGGCAGAGTGGAGTAG
- a CDS encoding thiol-disulfide oxidoreductase ResA encodes MNKKKRRLLIRTIILIVLTSAVAYTLYANFTKDERGKLKVGDQAPDFVLEDMEGNKHRLSDYEGQGVFLNFWGTWCKPCEREMPYMNNQYEKYKGQDVHILAVNVGESDFLINRFVSKHGLEFPILVDKEEEVQNAYGIDPLPTTFLINPQGEIEKIITGTMSENDIIEDLESIKP; translated from the coding sequence ATGAATAAGAAAAAACGCAGATTACTCATCCGGACCATAATTCTCATTGTGCTGACTTCTGCGGTTGCATATACCCTGTATGCAAACTTTACGAAGGATGAAAGAGGTAAGTTAAAGGTGGGAGATCAAGCGCCTGACTTTGTATTAGAAGATATGGAAGGGAATAAACATCGTTTGTCCGACTATGAGGGGCAAGGGGTATTCCTGAATTTCTGGGGAACATGGTGCAAACCATGTGAAAGAGAGATGCCATATATGAATAATCAATATGAGAAATACAAAGGTCAAGATGTACACATATTGGCTGTCAATGTGGGGGAATCAGATTTCCTTATCAATCGATTCGTGTCTAAACACGGGTTAGAGTTCCCTATTCTAGTAGATAAAGAAGAGGAAGTTCAAAATGCGTACGGTATAGATCCGTTACCGACTACATTCCTCATTAACCCTCAAGGTGAAATTGAAAAAATCATTACAGGTACGATGTCAGAAAACGATATCATTGAAGATTTAGAGAGCATCAAGCCTTAG
- a CDS encoding pseudouridine synthase, producing MERLQKVIAHSGVASRRKAEQLIIEGKVKVNGTVVKELGTKVSNSDRVEVTGIQIERENKVYYMLYKPRGVISAVTDDKDRQVVTDFFPEIQERIYPVGRLDYETSGILLLTNDGDFANSLMHPSNEIEKTYVARLKGIPPKFKIRELEKGVKLEDGITAPAKVKVLSIDKKQGKSIVEITIHEGRNRQVRRMFEALGYPVQKLKRERYAFLTLHGLNAGEGRELTPHEVKQLRTLAETGSIR from the coding sequence GTGGAACGATTACAAAAGGTTATTGCTCATAGTGGCGTAGCGTCACGACGAAAAGCTGAGCAATTAATTATAGAAGGTAAAGTAAAGGTCAATGGTACAGTAGTGAAAGAATTAGGAACCAAGGTTTCTAATTCCGATAGAGTTGAAGTGACAGGGATTCAGATTGAAAGAGAAAATAAAGTATATTATATGCTCTATAAACCAAGAGGGGTCATCTCAGCTGTGACTGACGATAAAGACCGTCAAGTCGTAACAGATTTCTTCCCTGAAATACAAGAAAGAATCTATCCGGTAGGAAGACTGGACTATGAGACGTCAGGTATTCTTCTTCTAACCAATGATGGGGATTTCGCTAACTCCCTGATGCATCCAAGTAACGAAATTGAAAAAACGTATGTAGCGAGATTAAAAGGAATCCCACCTAAATTCAAAATCAGAGAACTTGAAAAAGGGGTTAAACTGGAGGACGGCATTACGGCTCCGGCAAAAGTGAAAGTGTTAAGCATTGATAAGAAACAAGGGAAATCCATTGTCGAAATTACGATTCATGAGGGCAGAAACCGCCAAGTACGCAGAATGTTCGAAGCCCTTGGATATCCGGTTCAAAAACTGAAACGAGAAAGATATGCATTCCTTACTCTTCATGGGTTGAACGCAGGAGAAGGAAGAGAACTTACTCCCCATGAAGTGAAACAGCTAAGAACACTTGCTGAAACGGGAAGCATCCGATAA
- a CDS encoding spore maturation protein → MQWISTISLWLIPIMIGFILIYGTLKRVPTYEVFVDGGKEGIKIAVSIIPFLIGMLVSITIFRESGALEFFVNLIRPGLLALGIPPEIVPLAIIRPISGTAALGMMSDIVATHGPDSFIGRLASTLQGSTDTTLYVLTVYFGAVGIRKMGDALKVGLLADVVGIVAAIFIVTVMF, encoded by the coding sequence ATGCAATGGATATCCACTATTTCATTATGGTTAATCCCCATTATGATTGGCTTCATATTAATCTATGGCACCCTCAAAAGGGTACCAACGTATGAAGTGTTTGTAGATGGGGGAAAAGAAGGCATTAAAATTGCTGTATCGATCATTCCTTTTCTCATTGGAATGCTTGTTTCGATTACCATATTTAGAGAATCAGGAGCACTTGAGTTCTTTGTGAACCTCATCCGTCCGGGATTGCTTGCACTCGGTATTCCGCCAGAGATTGTGCCACTTGCCATTATCAGACCCATTTCAGGAACAGCTGCCCTGGGTATGATGAGCGACATAGTCGCTACCCACGGACCAGATTCCTTTATCGGAAGACTTGCATCGACCTTACAGGGAAGTACAGATACAACCCTTTACGTATTGACCGTGTACTTCGGGGCGGTGGGGATCCGGAAAATGGGAGACGCCCTCAAAGTTGGATTACTAGCCGATGTCGTAGGGATCGTAGCTGCAATCTTCATCGTCACGGTTATGTTTTAA
- a CDS encoding nucleoside recognition domain-containing protein — MVNLIWVGMTIIGLVFAIINGKMKEVNEAIFTSANEAVTLCIGLVSVLVFWLGIMRIAQEAGLLDKLARLFRPFVTRLFPEVPDNHPAMGYILSNMMANMFGLGNAATPLGIKAMEQLKELNGGKDYASRSMITFLAINTSSLTIIPTTVIAIRMKYDSASPTEIVGPTLIATMLSTIGAILIDRYFHYRRTRREVK; from the coding sequence ATGGTTAATCTCATTTGGGTTGGGATGACCATCATCGGTTTAGTGTTCGCCATTATCAACGGGAAGATGAAAGAAGTAAACGAAGCCATTTTCACTTCTGCAAATGAAGCCGTTACCCTCTGTATAGGGTTGGTCAGTGTATTGGTTTTTTGGTTGGGAATCATGAGGATTGCCCAGGAAGCGGGATTGTTGGATAAACTGGCCAGGTTGTTCAGGCCATTTGTCACCCGGTTGTTTCCAGAGGTTCCTGATAATCATCCTGCAATGGGGTATATATTATCGAATATGATGGCCAATATGTTTGGCCTTGGTAACGCAGCAACACCTCTCGGAATCAAAGCGATGGAGCAATTAAAGGAGCTTAACGGAGGAAAAGACTATGCGAGCAGGTCGATGATTACTTTCTTGGCGATTAATACGTCAAGTCTTACCATCATTCCCACAACGGTCATTGCGATCCGGATGAAATATGATTCAGCTTCTCCAACTGAAATTGTTGGACCAACCTTAATTGCCACAATGCTATCGACCATCGGAGCCATACTGATAGACCGTTATTTTCATTACAGACGTACTCGTCGTGAGGTGAAGTAG
- a CDS encoding D-alanyl-D-alanine carboxypeptidase family protein, with protein sequence MNRKRVKYYIYYILILTLLFVVVTNEVQAAPSVSSQRAILMDQETGRILYEKDAHSQSRIASITKIMTAILAVESGMMDKEVTVSSNAAGTEGSSLYLKAGEKIKLEDLVYGLMLRSGNDAAVAIAETVGGSLDGFAYMMNEKATEIGMKNTHFSNPHGLDDHEDHYSTAYDMAVLTRYSMENEVYKEIAGTKVHTAPNPEEKWDRKWKNKNRLLTELYKHSTGGKTGYTKLAKRTLVSTASKDGENLIAVTLNGPDDWNDHIGMFEYGFKQYDYKIVLEDGTIEKMDDKIYKDHAYLKRESVLTLQDDEVDDVKVEYKMLKPKEEWLKNKNVPEVVGKAVVYLEDEEVDTLPIFYKTTDETEKEKSWWKFWAYSFESFIGVRDHG encoded by the coding sequence GTGAATCGTAAGAGAGTGAAATATTACATATATTATATTCTAATCCTCACTTTGCTATTTGTAGTAGTTACCAATGAAGTTCAGGCCGCACCTTCTGTTAGTTCACAGCGGGCGATTTTAATGGATCAGGAGACGGGCCGGATCCTTTATGAGAAGGATGCCCACAGTCAAAGCCGGATTGCAAGCATCACAAAAATCATGACGGCGATTCTTGCGGTTGAATCCGGAATGATGGATAAGGAAGTAACGGTATCTTCGAATGCTGCGGGAACGGAAGGTTCCTCCCTTTACCTAAAAGCGGGAGAGAAAATCAAGCTGGAAGATCTCGTTTACGGGCTTATGTTGAGATCCGGGAATGATGCGGCAGTCGCTATCGCAGAAACTGTTGGAGGAAGTCTTGACGGGTTTGCCTATATGATGAATGAAAAGGCGACTGAAATCGGAATGAAAAATACGCATTTTTCCAATCCACATGGTCTCGATGATCATGAAGACCACTATTCCACTGCTTACGATATGGCAGTTCTGACTAGATATTCAATGGAGAATGAAGTTTACAAGGAGATTGCAGGGACAAAAGTGCATACAGCGCCAAATCCTGAAGAAAAGTGGGACCGAAAGTGGAAGAACAAAAATAGGTTATTAACAGAATTGTATAAGCATAGTACGGGTGGGAAAACGGGATATACAAAACTGGCCAAAAGAACGCTTGTGTCCACAGCTTCCAAGGACGGGGAGAACCTGATTGCCGTTACACTGAATGGACCTGATGATTGGAATGATCATATAGGAATGTTTGAATACGGGTTTAAGCAATATGATTATAAGATTGTCCTGGAAGATGGCACGATTGAAAAAATGGATGACAAAATTTATAAGGATCATGCCTATCTTAAACGGGAATCTGTCCTAACCCTTCAAGACGATGAAGTGGATGATGTGAAGGTAGAGTACAAAATGCTAAAGCCTAAAGAGGAATGGTTAAAGAATAAAAATGTACCTGAAGTAGTAGGGAAGGCTGTCGTGTATTTAGAAGATGAAGAAGTAGACACTCTTCCCATTTTCTATAAAACAACGGATGAAACAGAAAAAGAAAAGAGCTGGTGGAAATTCTGGGCCTATTCTTTCGAGTCCTTTATAGGGGTCAGGGATCATGGTTAA
- the scpB gene encoding SMC-Scp complex subunit ScpB codes for MNSNNWKGILESLLFAAGDEGLSLKQVCSVLEIGDQEAMAVIEELKSDYEKDPNRGIYLIEIADTFQLVTKKSNADYLKKLVESPNVSFLSQAALETLAIVAYKQPITRMEIEQIRGVKTERPIQTLTSKGLVKEVGRAEGTGRAYLFGTTKEFLDYFGLKRIEELPPLPENIEDEFMQDEADLFFEKFQETMESKE; via the coding sequence TTGAACAGTAATAATTGGAAAGGGATCCTCGAAAGCTTATTGTTTGCAGCTGGTGATGAAGGTCTTTCACTCAAGCAAGTTTGTTCTGTTCTGGAAATCGGTGATCAGGAAGCGATGGCTGTGATAGAGGAGCTGAAGTCGGATTATGAAAAGGATCCCAACCGGGGGATTTATTTGATTGAGATAGCGGACACCTTTCAATTGGTGACAAAAAAAAGCAACGCCGATTACTTAAAGAAATTGGTTGAGTCACCAAATGTAAGCTTTTTATCGCAAGCAGCTCTAGAAACACTTGCGATTGTCGCTTATAAGCAGCCGATCACGAGGATGGAGATTGAACAAATCAGAGGTGTCAAAACAGAACGTCCCATTCAGACCCTTACGTCAAAAGGACTGGTGAAGGAAGTTGGGAGAGCAGAAGGGACAGGTCGTGCCTACTTATTCGGTACGACAAAAGAATTTCTGGACTATTTCGGATTGAAGAGAATAGAAGAACTTCCTCCTTTACCTGAAAATATCGAGGACGAATTCATGCAGGATGAAGCGGACTTGTTTTTTGAGAAATTCCAGGAAACGATGGAATCGAAAGAGTAG
- a CDS encoding segregation/condensation protein A — MEYNVKIDAFEGPLDLLLHLINSLEVDIYDIPMAQITEQYMLYVHTMKSLQLDVASEYLVMAATLLAIKSKMLLPKHDDGLSNDEIEFEEEDPRDELVERLIEYRKFKEAANELKHREEERGQVYTKPPSDLSEFTEEVDLKNSEAQVSLYDMLGAFHKLLRRKKLQRPVQTRITRQEISIEKRMNDILHSLRNIKERTPFTSLFPSDNKEHLVVTFLAVLELMKRKQVIVNQEKNFTEIFVEAGEEVGLVEQ; from the coding sequence GTGGAATACAATGTGAAGATTGACGCTTTTGAAGGTCCGTTAGATCTTCTTTTGCATCTGATTAATTCGTTGGAAGTTGATATATATGATATTCCTATGGCTCAAATTACTGAGCAATATATGTTATATGTACATACGATGAAGAGTTTGCAACTTGATGTTGCCAGTGAGTACTTAGTGATGGCGGCTACATTATTAGCGATTAAAAGTAAAATGCTTCTCCCTAAACATGATGATGGACTTTCAAACGATGAAATTGAATTCGAAGAGGAAGATCCCCGTGATGAATTAGTTGAGAGGTTGATTGAGTATCGCAAGTTTAAAGAAGCTGCCAATGAGCTGAAGCACCGTGAGGAAGAACGGGGACAAGTGTATACGAAACCCCCAAGTGATCTCTCGGAATTTACGGAGGAAGTGGATTTAAAGAATAGTGAGGCTCAAGTGTCATTATATGATATGTTAGGAGCTTTTCATAAACTATTGAGGCGTAAGAAGCTGCAAAGACCCGTGCAAACCAGAATTACCAGACAGGAAATATCCATTGAGAAAAGAATGAATGATATTCTTCATAGTCTGCGAAATATCAAAGAGCGAACACCCTTTACAAGTCTTTTCCCGTCTGATAATAAAGAACATCTCGTTGTTACTTTCCTTGCCGTGCTTGAATTGATGAAGAGAAAGCAGGTCATTGTCAATCAAGAAAAAAACTTCACTGAAATATTTGTTGAAGCAGGAGAGGAGGTAGGTCTAGTTGAACAGTAA
- a CDS encoding DUF309 domain-containing protein, whose protein sequence is MIYPKPYLEFLMYFHGNRDYFECHEVLEEYWKCVDPKNRSSHWVGLIQVAVGLYHYRRGNLSGAARTFKKAVQNIELNQDELSRLGIHPGKLQEMLVDITYGLSTNQPYHSINIPLTDTSLQKQVQSLCEDHGYSWCSPSDLNNNELIHRHSLRDRSEVILERKNALQRKKRG, encoded by the coding sequence ATGATTTATCCTAAACCTTACTTAGAATTCTTAATGTATTTCCACGGAAATCGTGATTACTTCGAGTGTCATGAAGTGTTGGAAGAATATTGGAAATGTGTTGATCCTAAGAATCGTTCATCCCATTGGGTAGGTTTGATCCAGGTTGCTGTGGGTTTATATCATTACAGAAGAGGTAATCTTTCAGGAGCAGCCCGGACATTTAAGAAGGCCGTCCAAAATATCGAACTGAATCAGGATGAACTTTCCCGATTAGGGATCCACCCTGGTAAACTTCAGGAAATGCTCGTTGATATCACCTATGGACTAAGTACCAATCAGCCATATCACAGCATCAATATCCCCCTGACGGATACTTCCCTACAGAAGCAGGTCCAATCACTGTGTGAGGACCATGGGTACTCCTGGTGTTCTCCAAGTGATTTAAATAATAACGAGCTCATTCATCGTCATTCCCTGCGTGACCGTTCAGAAGTGATTTTAGAGCGAAAAAATGCATTACAACGAAAAAAAAGAGGCTGA
- a CDS encoding GNAT family N-acetyltransferase — MLIRYKKAFEKIAMGLLSFMPNEKDLKKLQQTMKQYETEDNWQLFLWKEEDIVGLIGVFKTDSTLEIQHISVNPSHRHEGIGKSMVKHLKDMHSEHEVKPNSETASFFEKCDEIDQEKVIDEEQ, encoded by the coding sequence ATGTTAATTCGGTATAAAAAGGCGTTTGAAAAGATCGCAATGGGATTATTATCTTTCATGCCAAATGAAAAGGATTTGAAGAAGCTTCAACAGACGATGAAGCAATACGAAACTGAAGATAATTGGCAGCTCTTTTTATGGAAAGAAGAGGACATAGTAGGTTTAATTGGAGTATTCAAGACAGATAGCACATTAGAAATTCAGCATATATCCGTTAATCCATCCCATCGGCACGAAGGAATTGGGAAATCAATGGTGAAACATCTTAAAGACATGCATTCTGAGCATGAAGTGAAGCCGAATTCAGAGACCGCTTCATTCTTTGAGAAGTGTGACGAAATCGATCAAGAGAAAGTGATAGACGAAGAACAATAA
- the lysA gene encoding diaminopimelate decarboxylase has product MHLHGSAEIKNGHLTIGGVSTLELARQYGTPLYVYDTALIRERAKGFKETFDFLEVKAEVAYASKAFSCIAVFQLMKEEGLSLDVVSGGELYTALKAGFPPERIHFNGNNKSEEELMMAIENKIGCIVVDNFYELQLVNDISRSTEKVTKVLLRVTPGIEAHTHDYILTGQEDSKFGFDLGNGQARDAMKMAMSYDGIELLGLHCHIGSQIFETTGFILAAKKIIEKVAQWKSQYDYDPRVINLGGGFGIRYTKDDDPIPPAQYVKEMIEAVKQEVVKYNLEMPEIWIEPGRSLVGDAGTSLYTLGSRKEVPNIRKYLAIDGGMSDNIRPALYKAKYEAVIANKADHPSEETVSIAGKCCESGDMLIWDIPLPQSEAGDTLAVFCTGAYGYSMANNYNRIPRPAVVFVENGEARLAVQRETYEDMVSLDVTFR; this is encoded by the coding sequence ATGCATCTTCATGGATCAGCAGAAATAAAAAATGGTCATTTAACGATAGGAGGGGTGAGTACTTTAGAACTAGCCAGACAATATGGTACACCCCTTTATGTTTATGACACTGCACTCATTAGAGAACGGGCAAAAGGCTTTAAAGAAACATTTGATTTCCTTGAGGTGAAAGCGGAAGTTGCCTATGCCAGTAAGGCATTTTCATGTATCGCGGTCTTTCAATTGATGAAAGAAGAGGGATTATCACTGGATGTAGTTTCAGGAGGGGAGTTATACACTGCCTTGAAGGCAGGATTCCCTCCTGAACGCATCCATTTTAATGGAAACAATAAATCTGAAGAAGAACTGATGATGGCCATTGAAAATAAGATAGGTTGCATTGTCGTCGATAATTTCTACGAACTGCAACTTGTTAATGACATCTCACGGTCCACTGAAAAAGTGACGAAGGTTTTGTTGAGGGTGACGCCTGGGATAGAAGCTCATACTCATGATTATATCTTAACCGGACAAGAGGATTCCAAATTCGGATTCGATTTGGGGAATGGTCAAGCCCGGGATGCAATGAAAATGGCGATGAGCTATGACGGGATTGAATTGTTAGGTCTGCATTGTCATATTGGCTCCCAAATATTCGAGACGACAGGCTTCATTCTTGCTGCAAAAAAAATCATTGAGAAGGTGGCACAATGGAAATCTCAATATGATTACGATCCGAGAGTGATTAACTTAGGCGGTGGATTTGGAATTCGCTATACGAAGGATGATGACCCTATTCCACCTGCACAATATGTGAAGGAAATGATTGAGGCTGTGAAACAGGAAGTGGTGAAGTACAACCTTGAAATGCCGGAAATTTGGATCGAGCCGGGCCGTTCCCTTGTTGGTGATGCAGGGACCAGCCTATATACATTAGGGTCAAGAAAAGAAGTGCCCAACATCCGAAAGTACTTAGCTATTGATGGGGGAATGAGTGATAATATAAGACCGGCTCTCTACAAGGCAAAATATGAAGCGGTGATCGCGAATAAAGCAGACCACCCTTCTGAAGAAACCGTGTCAATTGCTGGTAAATGTTGTGAATCCGGAGATATGCTGATCTGGGATATACCCCTTCCACAATCAGAAGCCGGTGACACTCTTGCTGTGTTCTGTACTGGTGCATATGGATATTCCATGGCGAATAACTACAATCGTATTCCCCGTCCTGCTGTCGTATTTGTCGAGAATGGAGAAGCAAGATTAGCGGTTCAAAGAGAGACATATGAGGATATGGTTTCTCTTGATGTAACGTTTAGATAA